In one Procambarus clarkii isolate CNS0578487 chromosome 87, FALCON_Pclarkii_2.0, whole genome shotgun sequence genomic region, the following are encoded:
- the LOC123747059 gene encoding carbohydrate sulfotransferase 11 isoform X1, with protein sequence MSDERRVKAAESSWTAAGNSRGWVVPRAPSSCRPEGLKYVVPTMIVRAVCRSMRLWYAVLMFLIVYLLALVLFTLPLSSFLSPSLKPISHRQSPEKSSGGVRLLNKPGKNLIEEVTLPSSWNTSLDLLHRLEARRQHLRQMCSKEGLDQPTKDYQINAWEFLINREFGLVWCNVFKAASSTWLWNFNLLAGYTEKQLLKSNDSPIQLARRKYPRPSVAELQEVMNGDTPPLSFMITRHPFLRLVSAYRNKILSGNEIYRNVMKGILIKYKHLGPPVPMKVTNGKRPPKGAVSPSFSQFVQWVLDEAASGRPLDMHWIPQTTFCTPCLVDFAVLAKMETLEEDGNYIIFTSGINQVIQPKRINRSTGESTEEAAMWFLCQLSTSQIDALLVLYRLDLLLFDYDASIFHNCTSST encoded by the exons ATGAGTGACGAGAGGCGAGTTAAGGCAGCAGAGAGCAGCTGGACAGCAGCAGGGAACAGCAGGGGGTGGGTGGTCCCACGAGCCCCCTCCTCCTGCAGACCGGAGGGGCTCAAGTATGTAGTGCCTACTATGATAGTCCGGGCTGTGTGCAGGAGCATGAGGTTATGGTATGCAGTTCTCATGTTCCTCATAGTCTACTTACTGGCCCTGGTgctcttcacactcccactctcaTCATTCCTCTCCCCATCTCTCAAACCCATCTCCCACCGTCAATCC CCAGAGAAGAGCTCGGGTGGAGTGAGGCTCCTCAACAAACCTGGCAAGAACCTG ATCGAAGAAGTAACATTACCATCATCTTGGAACACCTCACTGGACCTTCTCCACCGTCTAGAGGCCAGGCGACAACACCTCCGCCAG ATGTGTTCAAAGGAGGGGCTGGACCAACCCACAAAAGATTATCAAATCAATGCTTGGGAGTTCCTCATCAACCGGGAATTCGGGCTGGTGTGGTGCAACGTGTTCAAGGCCGCCTCTTCCACCTGGCTTTGGAACTTCAACCTCCTCGCTGGTTACACTGAAAAACAGCTCCTTAAGTCCAACGATTCCCCCATTCAGCTGGCGCGTCGAAAGTACCCTAG ACCATCAGTGGCAGAGCTACAAGAGGTGATGAACGGTGACACGCCGCCTCTCTCCTTTATGATCACAAGACACCCCTTCCTGCGTCTGGTGTCTGCCTACAG GAATAAAATTCTCAGTGGCAACGAAATTTACAGGAACGTCATGAAGGGTATATTAATAAAGTACAAGCATCTTGGTCCCCCTGTACCCATGAAGGTCACTAATGGGAAGAGGCCTCCCAAGGGCGCTGTCTCGCCATCTTTCAGTCAGTTCGTCCAATGGGTGCTGGACGAGGCTGCGAGCGGTCGGCCTCTGGACATGCACTGGATCCCACAGACTACCTTCTGCACCCCGTGTCTCGTCGACTTCGCCGTTCTTGCCAAG ATGGAAACACTCGAGGAAGACGGGAACTATATCATCTTCACTTCAG GGATTAACCAAGTGATTCAACCCAAGAGGATCAACAGGTCAACAGGAGAGTCAACGGAGGAGGCAGCCATGTGGTTCCTGTGCCAGCTGTCAACATCTCAGATTGATGCTCTGCTAGTTCTTTACCGTCTCGACCTCCTCCTTTTCGACTACGATGCCTCCATCTTCCACAACTGCACCTCCAGTACTTAA
- the LOC123747059 gene encoding carbohydrate sulfotransferase 12 isoform X3, whose amino-acid sequence MSDERRVKAAESSWTAAGNSRGWVVPRAPSSCRPEGLKYVVPTMIVRAVCRSMRLWYAVLMFLIVYLLALVLFTLPLSSFLSPSLKPISHRQSPEKSSGGVRLLNKPGKNLIEEVTLPSSWNTSLDLLHRLEARRQHLRQMCSKEGLDQPTKDYQINAWEFLINREFGLVWCNVFKAASSTWLWNFNLLAGYTEKQLLKSNDSPIQLARRKYPRPSVAELQEVMNGDTPPLSFMITRHPFLRLVSAYRNKILSGNEIYRNVMKGILIKYKHLGPPVPMKVTNGKRPPKGAVSPSFSQFVQWVLDEAASGRPLDMHWIPQTTFCTPCLVDFAVLAKVFLSRPYWDVILTMLLYINFTGHLRIIRTPCQ is encoded by the exons ATGAGTGACGAGAGGCGAGTTAAGGCAGCAGAGAGCAGCTGGACAGCAGCAGGGAACAGCAGGGGGTGGGTGGTCCCACGAGCCCCCTCCTCCTGCAGACCGGAGGGGCTCAAGTATGTAGTGCCTACTATGATAGTCCGGGCTGTGTGCAGGAGCATGAGGTTATGGTATGCAGTTCTCATGTTCCTCATAGTCTACTTACTGGCCCTGGTgctcttcacactcccactctcaTCATTCCTCTCCCCATCTCTCAAACCCATCTCCCACCGTCAATCC CCAGAGAAGAGCTCGGGTGGAGTGAGGCTCCTCAACAAACCTGGCAAGAACCTG ATCGAAGAAGTAACATTACCATCATCTTGGAACACCTCACTGGACCTTCTCCACCGTCTAGAGGCCAGGCGACAACACCTCCGCCAG ATGTGTTCAAAGGAGGGGCTGGACCAACCCACAAAAGATTATCAAATCAATGCTTGGGAGTTCCTCATCAACCGGGAATTCGGGCTGGTGTGGTGCAACGTGTTCAAGGCCGCCTCTTCCACCTGGCTTTGGAACTTCAACCTCCTCGCTGGTTACACTGAAAAACAGCTCCTTAAGTCCAACGATTCCCCCATTCAGCTGGCGCGTCGAAAGTACCCTAG ACCATCAGTGGCAGAGCTACAAGAGGTGATGAACGGTGACACGCCGCCTCTCTCCTTTATGATCACAAGACACCCCTTCCTGCGTCTGGTGTCTGCCTACAG GAATAAAATTCTCAGTGGCAACGAAATTTACAGGAACGTCATGAAGGGTATATTAATAAAGTACAAGCATCTTGGTCCCCCTGTACCCATGAAGGTCACTAATGGGAAGAGGCCTCCCAAGGGCGCTGTCTCGCCATCTTTCAGTCAGTTCGTCCAATGGGTGCTGGACGAGGCTGCGAGCGGTCGGCCTCTGGACATGCACTGGATCCCACAGACTACCTTCTGCACCCCGTGTCTCGTCGACTTCGCCGTTCTTGCCAAGGTCTTTCTATCTCGTCCGTACTGGGATGTAATTCTAACAATGTTACTGTACATTAATTTCACAGGACATCTCCGCATCATACGCACACCTTGCCAGTGA
- the LOC123747059 gene encoding carbohydrate sulfotransferase 11 isoform X2 — MSDERRVKAAESSWTAAGNSRGWVVPRAPSSCRPEGLKYVVPTMIVRAVCRSMRLWYAVLMFLIVYLLALVLFTLPLSSFLSPSLKPISHRQSPEKSSGGVRLLNKPGKNLMCSKEGLDQPTKDYQINAWEFLINREFGLVWCNVFKAASSTWLWNFNLLAGYTEKQLLKSNDSPIQLARRKYPRPSVAELQEVMNGDTPPLSFMITRHPFLRLVSAYRNKILSGNEIYRNVMKGILIKYKHLGPPVPMKVTNGKRPPKGAVSPSFSQFVQWVLDEAASGRPLDMHWIPQTTFCTPCLVDFAVLAKMETLEEDGNYIIFTSGINQVIQPKRINRSTGESTEEAAMWFLCQLSTSQIDALLVLYRLDLLLFDYDASIFHNCTSST; from the exons ATGAGTGACGAGAGGCGAGTTAAGGCAGCAGAGAGCAGCTGGACAGCAGCAGGGAACAGCAGGGGGTGGGTGGTCCCACGAGCCCCCTCCTCCTGCAGACCGGAGGGGCTCAAGTATGTAGTGCCTACTATGATAGTCCGGGCTGTGTGCAGGAGCATGAGGTTATGGTATGCAGTTCTCATGTTCCTCATAGTCTACTTACTGGCCCTGGTgctcttcacactcccactctcaTCATTCCTCTCCCCATCTCTCAAACCCATCTCCCACCGTCAATCC CCAGAGAAGAGCTCGGGTGGAGTGAGGCTCCTCAACAAACCTGGCAAGAACCTG ATGTGTTCAAAGGAGGGGCTGGACCAACCCACAAAAGATTATCAAATCAATGCTTGGGAGTTCCTCATCAACCGGGAATTCGGGCTGGTGTGGTGCAACGTGTTCAAGGCCGCCTCTTCCACCTGGCTTTGGAACTTCAACCTCCTCGCTGGTTACACTGAAAAACAGCTCCTTAAGTCCAACGATTCCCCCATTCAGCTGGCGCGTCGAAAGTACCCTAG ACCATCAGTGGCAGAGCTACAAGAGGTGATGAACGGTGACACGCCGCCTCTCTCCTTTATGATCACAAGACACCCCTTCCTGCGTCTGGTGTCTGCCTACAG GAATAAAATTCTCAGTGGCAACGAAATTTACAGGAACGTCATGAAGGGTATATTAATAAAGTACAAGCATCTTGGTCCCCCTGTACCCATGAAGGTCACTAATGGGAAGAGGCCTCCCAAGGGCGCTGTCTCGCCATCTTTCAGTCAGTTCGTCCAATGGGTGCTGGACGAGGCTGCGAGCGGTCGGCCTCTGGACATGCACTGGATCCCACAGACTACCTTCTGCACCCCGTGTCTCGTCGACTTCGCCGTTCTTGCCAAG ATGGAAACACTCGAGGAAGACGGGAACTATATCATCTTCACTTCAG GGATTAACCAAGTGATTCAACCCAAGAGGATCAACAGGTCAACAGGAGAGTCAACGGAGGAGGCAGCCATGTGGTTCCTGTGCCAGCTGTCAACATCTCAGATTGATGCTCTGCTAGTTCTTTACCGTCTCGACCTCCTCCTTTTCGACTACGATGCCTCCATCTTCCACAACTGCACCTCCAGTACTTAA